In Penaeus monodon isolate SGIC_2016 chromosome 7, NSTDA_Pmon_1, whole genome shotgun sequence, the following are encoded in one genomic region:
- the LOC119575496 gene encoding ATP-binding cassette sub-family B member 7, mitochondrial-like, giving the protein MALQLILQRHFPCRNISRSQVLGEWVRNASTTGVKGIPRYNILGSGHPLNTNIQNRVALSSHWAGATGPLTSKVQVWKTHKRLGVRNCFHPGASALSREYVGVSAKEVTGREMLGALASYVWPKGNMAVKGRVLTALSLLISAKLLNVQVPFIFKDGINYLNEHTGNLLTVAEPASAVAATAVSLMIGYGIARTGAAGFNELRNAVFAKVAQNSIRKIAGNVFLHLHSLDLNFHLNRQTGALSKAIDRGSRGINFVMSALVFNIVPTIFEVSLVAGILAYKCGWEFAGVTVASIMAYAAFTLGITQWRTKFRVDMNKAENAAGNRAIDSLINYETVKYFNNEEHEAKEYDKYLKKYEGASLKTATSLALLNWGQNAIFSVALSTMMVLATKEILNGNLTVGDLVMVNGLLFQLSLPLNFLGSVYREVRQALIDMQTMFTLMKQPTTIKVLFPSLVSLFESHTTCRFYKASVTDYHDTSTLLQNVTITATENSTAIHHIPTTAMEQH; this is encoded by the exons ATGGCTCTCCAGCTGATACTGCAGAGGCACTTCCCCTGTAGAAATATATCTCGATCTCAGGTTTTAGGCGAATGGGTGAGAAATGCCTCGACCACTGGCGTAAAGGGCATCCCTAGATACAATATCCTTGGCAGTGGACATCCTCTGAACACTAATATACAGAATAGG GTCGCATTAAGTTCCCACTGGGCAGGTGCAACAGGGCCACTCACATCGAAGGTACAAGTATGGAAGACCCACAAGAGACTAGGGGTGCGAAACTGCTTCCACCCAGGGGCCAGTGCACTCTCCCGGGAATATGTGGGAGTCTCAGCGAAGGAGGTCACAGGGAGAGAGATGCTTGGGGCCCTGGCTTCTTACGTCTGGCCGAAA GGCAATATGGCAGTTAAGGGGAGGGTGCTGACAGCACTCAGCCTGCTTATCAGTGCTAAGCTCCTAAATGTACAAGTCCCATTCATCTTTAAGGATGGTATAAACTACCTAAATGAACACACTGGCAACCTGTTGACAGTAGCTGAACCTGCCTCTGCTGTTGCTGCTACAGCTGTATCGCTGATGATAGGAT ATGGAATTGCTCGCACTGGAGCAGCTGGGTTTAATGAACTACGCAATGCAGTGTTTGCCAAGGTGGCACAGAACTCAATCCGAAAGATTGCTGGCAACGTCTTCCTTCACCTTCACAGCCTTGACTTGAATTTCCACCTGAATCGGCAAACGGGAGCACTCTCCAAAGCCATTGATCGGGGGAGCCGGGGAATAAATTTTGTCATGTCAGCACTTGTTTTCAATATTGTGCCCACAATATTTGAAGTTAGCTTGGTGGCAGGGATATTG GCATACAAATGCGGTTGGGAATTTGCAGGTGTAACTGTGGCCTCAATTATGGCATATGCAGCTTTCACTCTGGGTATAACACAGTGGCGTACCAAGTTTAGGGTGGATATGAACAAGGCTGAAAATGCGGCAGGAAACCGAGCCATTGATTCACTCATCAACTATGAAACTGTGAAG taTTTCAATAATGAAGAGCATGAAGCCAAGGAATATgacaaatatttgaaaaaatatgaaGGGGCATCTCTGAAGACGGCAACCTCACTGGCCTTGCTCAACTGGGGACAGAATGCAATATTCAGTGTTGCTTTATCAACTATGATGGTTCTAGCAACAAAAGAAATTCTTAATG GTAATTTGACTGTGGGTGATCTAGTGATGGTCAATGGATTGTTATTCCAACTATCCCTGCCGCTCAACTTCTTGGGGTCTGTTTACCGTGAGGTTCGTCAAGCACTTATTGACATGCAAACAATGTTCACGTTGATGAAACAGCCAACTACTATAAAGGTACTGTTCCCTTCTTTGGTATCTCTGTTTG AATCACATACTACTTGTCGCTTTTACAAAGCATCTGTTACAGACTACCATGACACAAGCACACTCCTACAGAATGTCACAATCACAGCAACAGAGAACTCAACTGCTATACACCACATACCAACTACAGCCATGGAACAACAttga
- the LOC119574980 gene encoding SET domain-containing protein 4-like, translated as MESVKEQSIVTLVSNDPWKDKRKYGRTCRQRRRQKSGETRSYTVDSSSILVSLCQWLKQKGMRRHLGSCLKVAVFSSTGRGLMAVNGVRAGEVVVSIPRQALITCEDVMHDDHLGAVLRGSGKKLKAMEVLTIFLVYHKPLEETSPWRPYLESLPKSYTVPIYCSKSEHELLPTFLKAFADQQEEDINACYINIKEIISQTLGRDTLCIDDVKWAWFTVNTRAVYLKNESPDPVLLDEDKYALAPYLDLLNHTPNAQVTTGLNKKNNCYEIVTQVPYGPFEQVFINYGPHDNIRLYREYGFTVPNNPHNSVPVTLDDIKKVVKSVCSDSERISDMYNKCKLLKCHHLDEGLVVSNDGPSWTLVVATTILLMSAMELNRWQVVYHDYQGVQHRKLVLEVLNHVIECKLQELQECLEEMDSVLTCTEAFMAGRNLVRECCMLLREVALREGKAV; from the coding sequence ATGGAATCTGTGAAAGAACAAAGCATTGTAACTTTGGTGAGCAATGACCcttggaaagacaagagaaagtaCGGAAGGACATGTAGACAGAGACGCAGGCAGAAGTCAGGTGAGACAAGGTCGTACACGGTGGACTCAAGCTCGATATTGGTCAGCCTTTGTCAGTGGCTCAAGCAGAAGGGGATGAGAAGGCATTTGGGCTCATGCTTAAAAGTGGCAGTGTTTTCCAGCACTGGACGAGGACTCATGGCAGTGAATGGTGTCAGAGCAGGGGAAGTAGTGGTTAGTATTCCAAGACAAGCATTGATAACTTGTGAGGATGTGATGCATGACGATCATCTTGGGGCTGTTCTCAGAGGCTCAGGAAAGAAGTTGAAGGCTATGGAAGTCTTAACAATATTTCTAGTGTACCACAAACCCTTAGAGGAAACTTCACCTTGGAGACCTTACTTGGAGAGTCTACCAAAAAGTTACACTGTACCTATATATTGTTCTAAAAGTGAGCATGAGCTGTTGCCAACATTTTTGAAAGCCTTTGCAGACCAACAAGAGGAAGATATTAATGCCtgttatattaatatcaaagaGATAATTTCCCAAACTTTAGGGAGAGACACATTATGTATAGATGATGTCAAATGGGCATGGTTCACTGTGAACACAAGAGCAGTGTATCTTAAGAATGAATCTCCTGATCCTGTATTGCTGGATGAGGATAAATATGCATTAGCCCCTTACCTGGATCTCTTGAACCACACTCCTAATGCTCAGGTAACTACAGGactaaacaaaaagaacaactgTTATGAAATTGTAACACAAGTCCCCTATGGGCCCTTTGAACAAGTTTTCATTAATTATGGACCACATGATAATATTAGGTTATATAGAGAATATGGTTTCACTGTTCCAAATAATCCTCATAATAGTGTTCCAGTGACTTTAGATGACATAAAAAAAGTTGTTAAAAGTGTCTGCAGTGACAGTGAAAGAATTAGTGATATGTATAATAAGTGCAAATTATTAAAATGCCATCATCTAGATGAGGGTTTGGTAGTCAGTAATGATGGTCCCTCATGGACACTAGTGGTGGCTACAACCATCTTACTGATGTCTGCTATGGAACTCAACAGATGGCAGGTTGTTTATCATGACTACCAAGGTGTACAGCACCGGAAACTTGTTCTAGAAGTGCTCAATCATGTTATTGAGTGTAAACTGCAAGAACTCCAAGAGTGCCTTGAAGAAATGGATTCTGTTCTGACTTGCACTGAAGCTTTTATGGCTGGCAGAAATCTTGTTAGAGAGTGTTGCATGCTTTTGAGGGAAGTAGCCTTAAGAGAGGGCAAAGCAGTGTGA